A section of the Phaseolus vulgaris cultivar G19833 chromosome 8, P. vulgaris v2.0, whole genome shotgun sequence genome encodes:
- the LOC137824771 gene encoding uncharacterized protein isoform X1: protein MQEGMRGIFQMELMKQLLFSRMLEYAVKMAVVSNFDNRLRKLLKDLNVLILFDAVIISSEVGYEKPDSRIFQAALDQVNVEASKALHIGDDEKADKLGANDVGIDCWLSESICYLNLCYQPLLSLLRIGIGGSDLQL from the exons ATGCAAGAGGGGATGCGTGGCATCTTCCAGATGGAGCTTATGAAGCAATTACTCTTCTCAAGGATGCTGGAG TACGCAGTTAAGATGGCTGTTGTATCCAATTTTGACAACCGCTTAAGGAAGCTACTGAAGGATCTTAATGTCTTAATTCT GTTTGATGCGGTCATTATATCATCAGAGGTCGGATATGAAAAACCAGATTCAAGAATATTCCAAGCTGCTCTAG ATCAAGTAAATGTGGAGGCTTCCAAAGCCTTACACATTGGAGATGATGAAAAGGCAGATAAACTGGGGGCTAATGATGTGGGAATTGATTGCTG GTTATCGGAATCGATCTGTTATCTCAATCTTTGTTACCAGCCATTGTTGAGCTTGCTGAGGATAGGCATTGGAGGGTCCGACTTGCAATTATAG
- the LOC137824771 gene encoding uncharacterized protein isoform X2: MAVVSNFDNRLRKLLKDLNVLILFDAVIISSEVGYEKPDSRIFQAALDQVNVEASKALHIGDDEKADKLGANDVGIDCWLSESICYLNLCYQPLLSLLRIGIGGSDLQL, from the exons ATGGCTGTTGTATCCAATTTTGACAACCGCTTAAGGAAGCTACTGAAGGATCTTAATGTCTTAATTCT GTTTGATGCGGTCATTATATCATCAGAGGTCGGATATGAAAAACCAGATTCAAGAATATTCCAAGCTGCTCTAG ATCAAGTAAATGTGGAGGCTTCCAAAGCCTTACACATTGGAGATGATGAAAAGGCAGATAAACTGGGGGCTAATGATGTGGGAATTGATTGCTG GTTATCGGAATCGATCTGTTATCTCAATCTTTGTTACCAGCCATTGTTGAGCTTGCTGAGGATAGGCATTGGAGGGTCCGACTTGCAATTATAG